From one Solanum lycopersicum chromosome 12, SLM_r2.1 genomic stretch:
- the LOC101249898 gene encoding AAA-ATPase At5g57480, whose amino-acid sequence MKELWTTLASMMGVWAFSQSLIQVVFPPEIRFAILKIIHRICNWFSAYCYYDITEIDGVNTNELYNAVQLYLSSYACVTGNRLSLTRGLNSSSITFGLSNNDSLIDAFNGVKVHWEHVVTPRNSQTFSWRPLPEEKRGFLLRAKKKDKSVVLGDYLDFVMEKANEIRRKNQDRLLYTNSRGGSLDSRGHPWESVPFKHPSTFETLAMDPVKKAEIMADLLDFANGESFYQRTGRAWKRGYLLYGPPGTGKSSMIAAMANFLGYDIYDLELTEVHTNSELRKLLMKTSSKSIIVIEDIDCSINLTNRKNNSSSSNSSSNYNVSPPGSGGGGGSSEDGGGNTITLSGLLNFTDGLWSCCGSERIFVFTTNHIEKLDPALLRSGRMDMHIHMSYSSFAALKILLKNYLGYNEDDVEKELLEQLEQVMERAEMTPADISEVLIKNRRNKDKAVWELLEALKARAEMKDNKGSNNNAGKNNTIEDEEQEKRALLVESSNEIGGDESQEKRNKCDDVNDDEKVL is encoded by the coding sequence ATGAAGGAGTTATGGACAACATTGGCATCGATGATGGGTGTATGGGCATTCAGTCAAAGTCTGATTCAGGTAGTTTTTCCACCGGAGATTCGTTTCGCCATTCTCAAAATCATACACCGAATCTGTAACTGGTTCTCAGCTTATTGCTACTACGATATCACGGAGATCGACGGAGTAAACACCAACGAGCTTTACAACGCTGTTCAGCTTTACCTGAGTAGCTACGCTTGCGTTACCGGTAATCGTTTGAGTTTAACGAGAGGACTCAATTCGAGCAGTATAACTTTTGGGTTATCGAATAATGATTCTCTAATAGATGCATTTAACGGCGTTAAAGTTCATTGGGAACATGTGGTTACTCCGAGAAACTCACAGACATTTTCATGGCGGCCATTGCCGGAGGAAAAAAGAGGGTTTCTCCTTCGAGctaagaaaaaagataaatctGTTGTATTAGGTGATTATTTAGATTTCGTTATGGAAAAAGCCAatgaaattagaagaaaaaatcaGGATCGGTTGCTGTATACAAATTCACGTGGTGGTTCACTTGATTCGAGAGGTCATCCTTGGGAATCGGTACCGTTTAAACATCCCAGTACTTTCGAGACGCTAGCTATGGATCCTGTGAAAAAAGCTGAGATTATGGCAGATCTTTTGGATTTTGCTAATGGGGAATCTTTTTACCAGAGAACAGGTAGAGCTTGGAAAAGAGGTTATCTTCTTTATGGACCACCAGGTACTGGAAAGTCTAGTATGATTGCTGCAATGGCTAATTTTCTTGGTTATGATatttatgatcttgaattaACAGAAGTTCATACGAATTCCGAGTTGAGGAAGTTGCTGATGAAAACTAGTTCAAAgtctattattgttattgaagATATTGATTGTTCTATCAATTTAACTAATCGAAAAAACAacagtagtagtagtaatagtagtagtaattaCAATGTTTCACCTCCTGGGAgcggtggtggtggtggtagtAGTGAAGATGGTGGTGGGAATACTATAACTCTATCTGGTTTGTTGAATTTTACTGATGGCTTATGGTCTTGTTGTGGTAGTGAGAGGATATTTGTTTTCACAACGAATCACATTGAGAAGCTTGATCCAGCTTTGTTGAGGTCTGGAAGAATGGATATGCATATTCACATGAGCTATTCGTCTTTCGCTGCACTCAAGATTCTCTTGAAGAATTACTTGGGATACAATGAGGACGATGTAGAGAAGGAGTTGTTAGAGCAATTGGAGCAAGTAATGGAGCGAGCTGAAATGACACCAGCGGATATAAGTGAAGTGTTGATCAAGAACAGGAGGAACAAAGACAAGGCGGTATGGGAGTTACTCGAAGCATTGAAAGCAAGAGCGGAGATGAAGGACAACAAGGGTAGTAATAACAATGCAGGTAAAAACAACACAATTGAAGACGAGGAACAAGAGAAAAGGGCATTATTAGTTGAGAGTTCTAATGAAATCGGTGGTGATGAATCACAAGAAAAACGCAACAAATGTGATGATGTCAACGATGATGAAAAGGTACTTTAG